In the Mauremys mutica isolate MM-2020 ecotype Southern chromosome 13, ASM2049712v1, whole genome shotgun sequence genome, one interval contains:
- the LOC123348590 gene encoding H/ACA ribonucleoprotein complex subunit 3, with the protein MFLQYYLNAQGDRVYTLKKVDPSGQLTCSAHPARFSPDDKYSRHRITIKKRFGVLMTQQPQAIL; encoded by the exons ATGTTCCTGCAGTATTATCTCAACGCGCAGGGTGACAGGGTCTACACCCTCAAg AAAGTGGACCCCTCTGGCCAGCTGACTTGCTCTGCACACCCTGCCCGCTTCTCACCGGATGACAAGTACTCCCGCCACCGCATCACCATCAAGAAACGCTTCGGCGTCCTGATGACCCAACAGCCGCAGGCCATCCTGTGA
- the LPCAT4 gene encoding lysophospholipid acyltransferase LPCAT4, whose amino-acid sequence MDGQAGWTERCRSETLPNPARSPTPCAGDTAPWSRLPMSVWSPPRPSLRPWLRRQPQLPARRGRGGAAMEGGSRGLDEGGAPSPFVHELRLTGAQRAKFYLLGTVLAPLRVALAFVVLFLMWPFALLQVLHRSGEELKEPLTDWRSSFSHSSVYLLSRLMFFLLGFMRIRVRGQRASRLEAPILVAAPHSTFFDPIILLPCDLPMVVSRTENLHVPVIGALLRFNQAILVSRHDPASRKKVVEEVKRRATSQGKWPQVLFFPEGTCSNKKALLKFKPGAFIAGVPIQPILVRYPNSLDSTTWAWQGPGVLKVIWLTASQLCTTVEVEFLPVYQPSAEESVNPTLYASNVQRAMARALGVPATECELVGTLPVRAVGRLRVALEPRLWELERALRRARWVAGGPLPDGGAGTLGCQELAHWLGLPHPEAPEELCAYFQQDMGGAMDARAVRLALQALEGGHSPEELTRLAFELFCEVGAGQGVPCLPREGFCAILRLLLGTPWADGAELFAALGGAEPHHGLSIGQFQDFALRHPDYAPLFSTYLCLPVPAHRAPTPHANGLPHTKSKAD is encoded by the exons ATGGACGGACAGG CGGGCTGGACGGAGCGGTGCAGGAGTGAGACGCTGCCCAACCCAGCCCGTAGCCCAACCCCTTGTGCCGGGGACACCGCGCCCTGGTCCCGCCTCCCCATGTCCGTctggtcccccccccgcccatcacTTAGGCCCTGGCTCCGGCGgcagccacagctcccagcccggagggggcgcgggggggcggcGATGGAGGGGGGCAGCCGGGGCCTGGACGAGGGGGGCGCCCCCAGCCCCTTCGTCCACGAGCTGCGGCTGACGGGGGCGCAGAGAGCCaag TTCTACCTACTGGGGACGGTGCTGGCCCCGCTCCGTGTGGCCCTGGCTTTCGTTGTCCTCTTTCTCATGTGGCCCTTCGCGCTGCTCCAGGTGCTGCACCGgtccggggaagagctgaaagAGCCGCTCACGGACTGGAGGAG CTCCTTCTCCCACAGCTCCGTTTACCTCCTGAGCCGCCTGATGTTCTTCCTCCTCGGCTTCATGCGGATCCGGGTGCGGGGGCAGCGGGCATCGCGCTTGGAGGCCCCGATCCTGGTGGccgccccccactccaccttCTTCGACCCCATCATCTTGCTGCCGTGTGACCTTCCCATGGTGGTCTCCCGCACAGAGAACCTCCACGTGCCTGTCATTGGAG CTTTGCTCCGGTTCAACCAAGCCATCTTGGTGTCCCGCCACGACCCAGCCTCCCGCAAGAAGGTGGTAGAGGAGGTGAAGAGACGGGCCACATCCCAGGGAAAATGGCCACAG GTGCTCTTCTTCCCCGAGGGGACCTGCTCTAACAAGAAAGCCTTACTGAAGTTTAAGCCAG GTGCCTTCATTGCCGGGGTTCCTATCCAGCCCATCCTCGTCCGGTACCCCAACAGCCTG GACTCGACAACCTGGGCGTGGCAAGGCCCCGGAGT GCTCAAAGTCATCTGGTTGACGGCATCACAACTCTGCACCACTGTGGAAGTGGAG TTCCTCCCCGTCTATCAGCCCAGTGCCGAAGAGAGCGTCAACCCCACTCTTTACGCCAGCAATGTGCAGAGAGCCATGGCCCG GGCGCTGGGCGTCCCAGCCACCGAGTGCGAGTTGGTGGGCACCCTGCCGGTGCGGGCGGTCGGGCGCCTGCGGGTGGCGCTGgagccccggctctgggagctGGAAAGGGCACTGCGGAGGGCCAG GTGGGTCGCGGGGGGCCCCCTGCCTGACGGTGGAGCAGGGACTCTGGGGTGCCAGGAACTCGCCCACTGGCTggggctgccccaccctgaggcaccggAGGAGCTCTGTGCCTACTTCCAGCAG GACATGGGGGGCGCCATGGACGCCCGGGCGGTGCGGCTGGCCCTGCAGGCGCTGGAGGGGGGGCACAGCCCTGAGGAGCTCACACGCCTGGCCTTCgag ctgttCTGCGAagtgggggccgggcagggggtcCCATGCCTGCCCCGGGAGGGTTTCTGTGCCATCCTGCGCCTGCTGCTGGGAACGCCCTGGGCCGACGGAGCCGAGCTCTTCGCTGCGCTGGGCGGGGCTGAGCCCCACCACGGTCTGAGCATCG GTCAGTTCCAGGATTTTGCCCTGCGCCACCCTGACTATGCTCCACTCTTCAGCACCTACCTGTGCCTCCCAGTGCCCGCCCAccgggcccccaccccccacgccaACGGCCTCCCCCACACCAAGAGCAAGGCAGACTGA